One part of the Oncorhynchus clarkii lewisi isolate Uvic-CL-2024 unplaced genomic scaffold, UVic_Ocla_1.0 unplaced_contig_1074_pilon_pilon, whole genome shotgun sequence genome encodes these proteins:
- the LOC139394157 gene encoding zinc finger protein ZFP2-like, whose protein sequence is MSRIELLRSFFNQRLAAAAEEIFRVVEKTIAEYQDEMSRSEERNSRLQKLLDITIKPEIKLYRADTQLQQLPACGEQVPSEQEEWIHSLGQEDPQSGPGGSTVWSRRIHSLGQEDPQPVHIKEEQQELWTSLGEGQESDTTEFIFTSACVQSDCNQDPPQPSHLYQTQSTSTSYEQLKRGTTEDRQLLETPSASQPVSAGKSIHPSSPSKSRCKVCGKMFLMKSYFFKHVRMHTKMRERVCGVCGKQVELEAIKDHVQAHIDAQFTCQFCSKCFTKNNALRLHMRIHTGEKPYRCSVCGRGFAGATNLTNHMRIHTGYKPHRCTECGRCFSVLGHLQTHMRSHTGEKPYRCTVCGKGFSVSCNLTQHMMIHTGERPYHCPDCQKGFITMVRLRRHQIAVHVQGEMFFCNEQQL, encoded by the exons ATGTCTAGAATAGAACTATTACGGTCGTTTTTCAACCAGAGATTAGCAGCTGCTGCCGAAGAGATATTCCGGGTCGTGGAGAAAACGATAGCCGAGTATCAGGACGAGATGTCCCGCTCGGAAGAGAGGAACAGCCGTCTACAGAAGCTGCTCGATATCACTATTAAACCAGAAATAAAGTTGTATAGAGCAG ACACCCAGCTGCAGCAGCTCCCAGCCTGTGGAGAACAGGTTCCCTCTGAGCAGGAGGAGTGGATCCACAGTCTGGGGCAGGAGGATCCACAGTCTGGGCCAGGAGGATCCACAGTCTGGAGCAGGAGGATCCACAGTCTGGGGCAGGAGGATCCACAGCCCGTTCACATTAAAGAGGAACAGCAGGAACTCTGGACCAGTCTGGGGGAAGGTCAGGAGTCTGACACCACAGAGTTCATATTCACTTCCGCTTGTGTGCAAAGTGACTGTAATCAGGACCCACCTCAGCCCTCACATCTCTACCAGACCCAGAGTACCAGCACCTCATATGAACAGTTGAAAAGAGGAACTACAGAGGACCGCCAACTATTAGAGACACCCAGTGCTTCTCAGCCCGTCTCTGCAGGGAAGTCGATCCATCCTAGTTCTCCCTCTAAGAGTCGCTGTAAGGTGTGTGGGAAAATGTTTCTCATGAAAAGCTATTTCTTTAAACATGTGAGAATGCACACCAAGATGAGAGAACGTGTCTGTGGGGTGTGTGGAAAACAGGTTGAGTTAGAGGCGATAAAAGATCACGTTCAAGCTCACATCGATGCTCAGTTTACTTGTCAGTTCTGCAGTAAGTGTTTCACTAAGAATAATGCTCTGAGGTTACACATGAGaatccacacaggggagaaaccctaccGCTGTTCTGTCTGCGGCAGAGGGTTCGCAGGAGCAACCAATCTAACCAATCACATGAGGATCCACACAGGGTATAAACCCCACCGCTGTACTGAGTGTGGACGGTGTTTCTCTGTCCTGGGTCATCTCCAGACACACATGAGGAGCCACACGGGGGAGAAACCCTACCGGTGTACTGTCTGTGGTAAAGGGTTTAGTGTGAGCTGCAATCTGACGCAGCACATGatgatacacacaggggagagaccTTACCACTGTCCTGACTGTCAGAAAGGATTCATCACCATGGTCCGGCTGAGGAGACATCAGATCGCCGTTCACGTGCAGGGAGAAATGTTCTTCTGTAATGAGCAACAGCTGTAA